In Panicum virgatum strain AP13 chromosome 5K, P.virgatum_v5, whole genome shotgun sequence, the genomic window CCTTACCCCCTGCAGACCCAGCAAAAATTATTAGAGGTTTCTTTCGCCAATATGCTGGTAATCCTAGGGTCAATCTGATCACTGGCCCTCGCGGTGCCAAGCTTGTCTGCTTTGATGACAAAATGCGTCGTGACGACGTTGTCGAGAGATCCCCCTTCTATGGAAGCTACAATACCTATCTTGCACTCGACAAAGTAGAAACCACAGATAACCGTTTCCAATTTGAGCATGAAGCCCTTGCCTCCCTGGCCATTGATGATTACCCCCTTGAACATTGGACGCGTGAACACATTGCCATTTCTACTGTTCCTTTTGCCAATATtcatttcattgacccaatctgCATCACGGGCTATGATTATTCCAATGTGTTCATTACTGTAAAAGCTGAAGAGCTTGTTGACATTCCGGGCGAAATGCGCATTAAGAACTATGATGGCATGGGCTCTATCAGCCCGGTTCACATCGTCAGTTCTGACCCTCTTCCTAGCCAGCCTCCTTCCAGTGATGGTGGGTCTAGGGGGGATCAGGCGATGGTGACGGCTCTTCTGATGGGGATGACGACAGCCCTCCTCATCTCAGTGACACTGGGTCGGATCCCGGTGGTGCCGACCCTGCTGCAGGTGGCTCTTCTGGCTCTGGAGGGGCTGGATCCGGCTCTGAACTCGGCCCAGTTGGCGCGTCGAGCTTGGGCGCTAGTGTCCCTGTTCCTGCTGCGTTGGTGGCCCAACTGTCAGGCATTGGTGCTCTCTGCCCTGTGCCTTTTGGGCCTCTTGCTGGGCAGATCGTTCCTCCAACCGCGATGGGAGGACCAATCACCTCACGCCCCTCGCGGGTAGAATTCAAACTGATGCCGGGTTTCGTGGAAATCAATGTGCAAGGTGCCAAGGATGAACCTGCTTTCTTCAAAGTTCCTTTGCAGCCATGGAGGCATTCTGGTGCGCAAGGCCTTATTGTGGttgatcttctcaagtgctCTGTTGGCGTTATCGATGATCGGTTCACTGTCGGACCACAAAAGCTCCTTGGCTTCTCTGTGGCACTTGCGGCTTCCAGCAACTCCTCCCTTATCCAGGAGATTTCTTTTTCTGAAGCTGCGGGATTGATTACTTCTCCACCGCCCAAGCTGGGGGAGTCCGTCGTGCAGGCGGCCGCTAGCCTGGGGGCGTCCATTGCCGGGCAGATTGATGCTAGCGTGGGTGTTACACCCACGTTGCCCTGCCTGGCTTCCATGGACGTCGCCCCAGCTCCTTCACCTGATGCCCTGCCCAGGGTGCCACCAGCACCTGCTGCAACTGCTCAGGCTCCTGCACCGGCTCCTGTTGTCCAGGGGCGTAGGCAGAGCCCGCAAATTGCAGGCAATGAAGATCCCAACTATGTGCCTATGGTGGACAAAGCAACTGCACTTAAGCGTCGCAAGCTGGAGGGTGCAGGAAAGAAGGCCGCCACCGCTGCtgtccccgttcatgcaccgcGTGATGCACAGGGTCGCCCTTCTGGCACTCTGCCAGCAGAACTGGTCGAGCTAGCGAAAGGCGCAACCAAGCCAATGGTGATCAATGACGCTGTGGACCTCGCCGCTGCTTGCGGGGTGGATGGCAAGCTGCTCCAAGCTGAAGAAATGGTGGCCGAACATGAAGCTTAATGTGGTTGCGAACTGATGTACGCGCTCCTACTTTTCCCTTTGCCTTGCCTGCGTGCAAGCTTATCAGTTTTTTCTATGCTCATTTCTATACCTCTTTTCTGAATTTGTGAACCAGCTGAACTTGGCTCGTTTTCCTTTTATTTGGTGGTTTCTCTTGAACAATGTCAGTTAATTGTCGTTCTCTTAGAATCGCCTCCTGGAATGTTAGGGGTTTAGGCCGAAAAGAAAAATGCCGTGATGTCAAGCGTGCTCTTTCCTCCTGTAATGTGGATGTGGCTGCCTTGCAGGAAACTAAGCTACCTGATGTGTCTCACTTCAAAGCCTTAACTTTCCTCCCACAAAATTTAGTTAATCATTCTTTTAAACCATCTCTTGGGGCCTCGGGAGGAATTATTTCTGCTTGGCTTGATTCCACTCTTGAACTTCAGTCTTCCTCAGTTGGCCCTTTTTCGTACACTCAACTTTCTCCCACTTATTAATGGATATCTCTTTCTGTGTTACTAATGTTTATGACCCCTGTGAACATGGAAGCAAACAGTGCTTCCTCGACTCCCTGAAGAATATTGCTGATTCAGTTCATGGACCCTGGGTTATCTTGGGTGATTTTAACCTTATTCGTTTCCCACATGAAAAGTCGAATGACAATTTTAACATGCAGGAAGCTGATTGGTTCAATGATTTCATTAATGATATCTGTCTACAAGATATCCCTCTTCTTGATAGACTGTTTACTTGGTCTAACAACCAAGATTTGCCCACCCTCTGCCGCCTTGACCGCGCTCTTGTCAACTTAGGTTGGAGCAGCTTTTTCCCTGACACTACTCTCTCGTCTAGCACTAGAGTTACTTCAGACCATGTGCCTATTGTCTTACATGCTTCCACCTCTATTCCTAAACCATCCGTTTTTCGCTTCAATAACCACTGGCTTGGCTCTTCCGCCTTCCCTCCTATCGTTGTTCAGAATTGGGGAAGTGTTCTGCAACATGATAACAACGCCGCTGCCTCTATCTGTCTCCGCCTCAAGAGGGTGCGCAATGCTGCGAAAAAATGGGATAAAAGTTGTAAAAAACCAAGCGTCTTGGTCACAAACTGTAATATTGTGATTGATCTTTTGGATAAGATTGAAGAATTCCGGCCCCTTGGGAGCTTGGAACTACGTCTCAGGTTTCTAGTTAAGCAATCTTTGAGCACAAATACTTCTCTCTTAGCTGACTATTGGAGACAACGTGGAAAAGTGAAAGATTGTGTCTTGGGAGATGACAACACAAAATACTTTCAGATGTGTGCCACTATACGTCTTAGGAAAAATCAAATTCGAGTCCTTGACGTGGGGGATACTACTGTCCACTCTCATTCTGGAAAAGAGAAGATTCTTCACGACTTCTACCATAACCTGCTTGGAGTTTCCTCCCCAACGCATATCCTTGACAACCTAGGTTCCTTGCTAGCCCCCACTGCACTTGACTCCTTCCAGAGCTCGTCACTCGCTACACAGTTCACCACCTCTGAAATTAAAAACGCCTTGTGGACGATGAAGAATGATTCTAGTCCTGGACCTGATGGCTTCGGCCCTGCTTTTTTCAAACATTTCTGGGGTGTTGTAAGTCCTTCCATTTCCAGCCTCTTCGATGAATTCTACACAAACAAAGCCAATCTATGCAGAATTAACAAGTCCTATATTGTccttttgccaaaaaaaagttGGTGTTACTCGGCCTGATCAATTCCGGCCCATCTCCAAGGGTGTCCACTGAAACCGATAGCTAAAGTGTTAACCACTAGGCTGCAGCCCTTAGTCCCTCAGCTCGTTCATCCTAATCAGACTGGTTTCATCAAGGGCAGGAGTATTTCTGAAAATTTTATCTATGCTGCTGAACTCCTGCAAACTTGCTACAAGCGTCGTATTCCTGCTGTTGCTTTGAAGCTTGATTTCAGAAAAGCATTTGACTCTATCGAATGGTCGGCACTACATCGTGTGTTGAGTGCTAAAAACTTCCCAGTTAAATGGCAAGAATGGATTGGATCCATTTTGGCTACAGGACAGGCTGCTGTGCTCCTCAATGGCTCTCCTGGTAAATGGATAAATTGCAAGAAAGGTCTGAGACAAGGCGATCCCCTTTCTCCCTATCTTTTCATTCTGGTGGCCGATGTCCTTCAACAATTGCTAACCAGTGCTACTGCCAATGGTGCTTTGGAGCATCCTATTACTCCTGGTGCTCCTTGTCCCGTCCTACAGTACGCGGATGACACTCTAATTATTCTCAAAGCCGATGCAGATCAACTTCTTGCTTTGAAAGAAATGCTTCAAACTTTCTCCGCAGCTACTGGGCTGCATATAAACTTCGAGAAGAGTACTTTCCTCCCTATTTGTGTTGATACAGAATATGCCAATCACCTCGCCTCCATCTTTGATTGCCCGGTCTCCTCTTTTCCACAACCCTATCTTGGCcttcctctttccacaacaaaattatgcaccagGGATTTCTTGCCTATGATTGCCGCCTCTGATAAATACCTCGCTGGTTGGAAAGGGAATCTTTTAAATGAAATGGGTAGAACCACCCTTGTTACCTCAGTGCTTGCCTCAGCGTCAGTCTACCACATGAGGTCGCTTCTCCTCTTTAAAGGCACTACTGAAACTTTAGTCCAGAAACAGCGTGCTTTCTTATGGACCGGTGAAAATAAATGCCATGGAAGTCAATGTAAAGTTGCTTGGGATGATGTTTCCCTCCCCAAAGAAAAAGGTGGTCTTGGTGTGCCGAACTTGGCAAATAAAAACAAGAGCCTCCTAAAAAAGTTTCTCTTCAAATTTCATTATGCACCATCCGCTCCATGGATTGATTGGCTCAGAAGTGCTTATGGTTGGAATGATCGCTTCGACTTCGGCGATGATATTCATTCGATGACCCCGATTTGGAAAGACATCTATGACTTGCTTCCCTCCTTCAGGAAAGAAACTAAAGTTCTCCTTGGCAATGGTCTTATGACGGCTTTCTGGGTTGACTTGTGGTTTGGATCAGACACTTGCAGATATGTTCCCAGCTCTGTTTTCGCATACTTTGCGTCCTAATGCCTCTGTTACGCGAGTCTTTTCCATCACCACACTAAAGCTCTCCCTCCGCCCGCGCCTAACTGCAGCAGCAGCCCAAGAGTTGATGGAACTTTCGGCGCTGATGGCGTCTGTGCAGCTCAATGAATCCGTCAATGACCAGCGTGTACTGCGTAGCAACAGCAAGACCCCCACGTCAAGAGACCATTACCTCATCTCCTTTCAGGAAGTGCCAGATGATCCCTTCGCTCCTGCTATCTGGCGAAGCTACTCTCCTCAGAAGTGCAAGTTCTTCCTCTGGTTGCTGCACAGGAATAGGTTAAGTACGCGATCTCGGCTTCTTCGCTGTAATGTTCATAGTGATGGACAATGTCCTTTTTGCCCCCTAGAAGAAGATTGTTTCCATCTTTTCATTGCTTGTCCTCGTAGTAGAAGTTTCTGGGCTTTCATTGGAATAGATGTCACATCGCTCCCTGCTTCTCTCGGAACGGACTAGCTTTGGACTGAGAGTCTTCTCTTAGAAAATAATCCCAGGGTTTGCAGTACGGTCCTCACTTGTGTTCTTTGGAATATTTGGAAGTGTAGAAATGCAAAGATTTTTCGACATGAGGATGAAACCAACCTGACGATCTCAAGGCGTTGCAGTGAAGATCTCTCACTTTGGTCAAATAGGTGCTCATCCCCGGTGGACCGGTTAAAGCTGGAAACCTGGAGTGGTTTTTTCCCTGTTTATATGTAGTGTATTCTTGTCTTAGCTTTTAGGTAGATGGTTTTGTCaccttcttctctttttctcctgTCTCCAGGGCCTTGGTGCCCCCTGCAAATCTTCTTGTATTTTTGTCTTCTTAATGCAATAAAGTTCAGGCAACCTCCCAAGGGTTGCCGTAgatttcctcaaaaaaaaaaaagtccaaaGTGGAAAAAGCAAGCCTAGATGAGCTGAACACAGGCTGGCGGGGAGATTGAGTAACCCATTACGATGATTTATCCCTAATCGCCTCGGGCGCAGCAGGAATATTTGGATTTTGCATATATGCGTATACAATGATGACATGATGATACGGCGATGGGGGTGGGATATGCTTGTGCCGAACACGCAAGGGCCCGTGTTTAGGCACGGAAAATCGCACGGCGGTGTGCTGAAACTGAAACAAGCGACCTCTGCTAAACAACGAATTGAGGAAAGCATGTGGGTGGCTTTCCGACCCATTGGATTTGTCTTTTGTTTTTCCTGTCtcatcagagagagagagactagaGAGGTCGGGAGAAAGGGCTGACGCAGAAGATGGGCCGATTCGGTGCGGGCCGATTCGGTGCGGGCTCAAACAGGCAGCAGTTCAAGCAGAGAATTTGAGCAAATGGCATCGGGGCTCCATTAATTTTCTGTCGAAAGCCATTGGGCTGTTGGGCTGCCGTCTGCCCGGGCCGTGTAGTTTGCAGTTCGAGCAGAGAATTTGGACAAAATTCTTCGAACAAAAGCAACGTCAGCTCAGCTGTCATATTACCTGGTCAGTGGCCAATTGGCCATCGCGCGAACGAGAACAAGTCTTCAGACACCTCACCAAATAATGGAGGATCAAGTTGAAGAACAAAACAGGTGACTTTTTTTTCCCTTACATCCTAGCTAGTAGTACAATCGAACTTCTTTTTCGGCGGCAAGGAATAATGCATCCAGTCCAGCCTCACGGCGAAGTCAATCCTCCAGCCACCCCAAATAGGATACGGCAAGTGCATCCTGGTTGTGGTTGGCTcccacgctgccgccgccacgagcCGATCGGATCCACCACACCAACCAACCCCAAATCGCCGCTCTTGCCTTGGCTTGGCTTCTAGTCAACGTACGCGGCGCAGGTCTCCCTGATCTCCCCGCTGTCGCCCGTGAGCACCTCGAGGCGGCCCATGTTGGTCATGGCGGCCGCGTAGTCGGCGAAGAACTCGTCgggcgacgccgcggcggccatccGCTCCACGTACCCCCGGGTCCACCGGTCGTCCATGAGCGCCTGGTCCGAGAGGAGGAGCCCCTTGTCGCCGCGCACGCGGCGGTAGTAGCTCAGGTCGAACTCGTAGGGGCTGGTCGGGTCCAGCGCCACCGCGGTCGCGTCGTCCTCGAGTCCCGGCTCGCACGCCTCCCGCAGGCACGCCGCGTACGCCTTGTCCAGCGACGGGTCCTGCACCCCCTTCCCGCTGAAGTTGTAGAGCCGGGACGACGCGAACGTCGAGCACTGCGCGCTGCCGATCGTGTGGCTCCCTGCGTGCAAAGGCAAGTCGACGGGCAGGATTCATCGATCGATCAGTTGCATAGCTCTTGCACTTCTAGTCTAATTGGAGATTAGCTAGTTGCTCTTGCGCACTACTGTTAGTTTCATTTCAAGTAATTCGCTTACCTGATAGGACGACGAGGTCCTTCCAGCCCAAGCCCTTGACGCTGAAGTAGGTCTTGAGGTCGACGATGTTGGAGAAGGGGGGCGGGAGGTCGTTGTCGGCGTCGAACTTGGCGGAAACCGTGCCGTCCCGGCGCCCGGTCTCGACGGCGTAGCGCGGCCCGTTGCTCTGCGCGCGGCAACAAGGCAATGGCGCAAAGCAAGCTTTGTCAACATTGATCGAAGGAAAGCAAGCAAGGGGATGGATGGCGCTTTATTACCAGGTACACGGCGTCCCGGGCGGCCAAGATGATGATGTCGGCGCACGACACGGTGAGCGGGCACGCCGCCTCCACCTTGGCCTTGATCTGCTCGATCTCGTCGTAGCCGCGGAGGCCGTAGCTCGCGTCGGAGTCCTGCTCCCCCTTGTTGCTCCGCGATTCGAGCATGATGGACGCGTCGCACCCCTGCACGTGACCGCATCCAGGAAGAAATTAAACCCGCGTCATCGTCAACAACCGCGGCGCGCCGATCACCACCCGCCGTGTTTCTCATTCCGTGCACGCGACGGCCGGGACACGCACGGCACGAACACGGTCGAGGAGCACGGGAGCGCGAGGGAATGAACTGATGATCAGCTGAAGCTAGGGGAAGGAGGAGCAAAGATCGGCGCACCCTGACGAGGCAGTCGTGGAACATGAACCGCAGCAGCGCCGGCCCGAGGGTCCGGTCCTTCTCGACGATGGCGCGCATCTCGGCGAGCACCAGGTCCTCCACCCCCGGGCACGACTCGTTGTAGAACCCGATGGCGAGCCCGGCGACCGGGAGCCCCGGCAGCGCGCCCACCGCGGGGTCCGCGAGGCCCGGCCGGCAGCTCGCCG contains:
- the LOC120708310 gene encoding peroxidase 27-like, with protein sequence MALKLQLLAAAVVAVAASCRPGLADPAVGALPGLPVAGLAIGFYNESCPGVEDLVLAEMRAIVEKDRTLGPALLRFMFHDCLVRGCDASIMLESRSNKGEQDSDASYGLRGYDEIEQIKAKVEAACPLTVSCADIIILAARDAVYLSNGPRYAVETGRRDGTVSAKFDADNDLPPPFSNIVDLKTYFSVKGLGWKDLVVLSGSHTIGSAQCSTFASSRLYNFSGKGVQDPSLDKAYAACLREACEPGLEDDATAVALDPTSPYEFDLSYYRRVRGDKGLLLSDQALMDDRWTRGYVERMAAAASPDEFFADYAAAMTNMGRLEVLTGDSGEIRETCAAYVD